In Chryseobacterium oranimense, a single window of DNA contains:
- a CDS encoding O-methyltransferase, translating to MSFFEEKNPEMDRYLETHASSEPEILKKLRRETYQKTTQPHMISGYQQGRLLTIISQMMQPKNVLEIGTFTGYATLCLTTGLAKDGKITTLDVNEDLAYLPKKYFEESEYAEQIEFRLQDAKQFLRETDEVFDLVFIDADKENYAEYFRLIKPRTKSGSVVMFDNVLWYGKVLEENPKQKSTQVIRELNDLIAKDDDFENLILPLRDGVNFLRRK from the coding sequence ATGAGCTTTTTTGAAGAGAAAAATCCTGAAATGGACAGGTATCTGGAGACCCATGCATCCTCAGAGCCTGAAATTCTGAAAAAACTGAGAAGAGAGACGTATCAGAAGACCACACAGCCGCATATGATATCCGGGTATCAGCAGGGAAGGCTTTTAACTATTATTTCCCAAATGATGCAGCCTAAAAATGTACTGGAAATAGGAACTTTTACAGGATATGCCACACTCTGCCTGACAACAGGACTGGCCAAAGATGGAAAAATTACCACACTGGACGTGAATGAAGATCTTGCTTATCTGCCGAAAAAATATTTTGAGGAAAGTGAATATGCAGAACAGATTGAATTCAGGCTTCAGGATGCAAAGCAATTTTTACGAGAAACGGATGAGGTTTTTGACCTTGTTTTTATAGATGCCGATAAAGAAAACTATGCGGAATATTTCAGACTGATCAAGCCCAGAACAAAATCAGGTTCTGTGGTGATGTTTGATAACGTTCTGTGGTACGGAAAAGTACTGGAGGAAAATCCGAAACAGAAATCTACACAGGTCATCAGGGAACTGAATGATTTGATCGCAAAAGATGATGATTTTGAAAATCTTATTTTACCTTTGCGTGACGGAGTAAACTTCCTGCGAAGGAAGTAA
- a CDS encoding C40 family peptidase has product MNKGICNVTVAPVRAENSDKAEIVTEILFGESADILEVNKNWTKIKMHYDGYEGWMDTKQLKPVTDEELAKRKVTIVTEDFSSVLTNDGKTLLSMGSEVEFPAVASRRSHDLRESIALAAKEFLNVPYLWGGKSFFAVDCSGFTQLVYKIHDIKLPRDTYQQAEVGEPLTFVEESQPGDLAFFENPEGKIIHVGIMLDNQKIIHASGKVRIDTLDSTGIFNKEMNKHTHKLRVIKNVLQS; this is encoded by the coding sequence ATGAATAAAGGAATTTGTAATGTTACTGTAGCACCGGTTCGTGCAGAAAATTCTGACAAAGCGGAAATTGTTACGGAAATCCTGTTTGGGGAAAGCGCAGATATTTTGGAAGTGAATAAAAACTGGACCAAAATAAAAATGCATTATGACGGCTATGAAGGGTGGATGGATACCAAACAATTGAAACCTGTAACAGACGAGGAGCTGGCAAAAAGAAAAGTGACCATAGTGACTGAAGATTTTTCTTCGGTACTTACGAACGATGGAAAAACCCTTTTATCAATGGGATCTGAGGTGGAATTTCCGGCGGTAGCTTCAAGAAGGAGCCATGATCTTCGTGAGAGTATTGCTTTAGCGGCAAAAGAATTCCTTAATGTGCCTTACTTATGGGGTGGTAAAAGCTTTTTTGCAGTAGACTGTTCAGGCTTTACCCAGCTCGTTTATAAAATTCATGATATTAAATTGCCGAGGGATACCTATCAGCAGGCAGAAGTGGGCGAACCTTTGACCTTTGTAGAGGAAAGCCAGCCCGGCGATTTAGCTTTTTTTGAAAATCCTGAAGGAAAGATTATCCATGTAGGAATTATGCTGGACAACCAAAAGATTATCCATGCATCAGGAAAAGTAAGAATAGACACCCTTGATTCTACGGGGATCTTTAATAAGGAAATGAATAAGCATACCCATAAACTGAGAGTAATCAAAAACGTGCTTCAGAGTTAA
- a CDS encoding DUF1648 domain-containing protein yields the protein MENIIFTAFDIFNFGLVVFFWWFTLKHYKTLPKRIPVHFDFDGKADNFGNKAFSFFTPLLGTFFYFLFAYTLRHPETANFPVEITDQNKDVQFLIMEAFLRWLFALLMLIFMNGQDYTFRYAFDENVKPKVPLPTAILSVIGSLIIVLIFVAIFK from the coding sequence ATGGAGAATATTATTTTTACAGCTTTTGATATTTTTAATTTCGGATTAGTGGTTTTTTTCTGGTGGTTTACCCTGAAACATTATAAAACCCTTCCTAAAAGAATTCCTGTTCATTTCGATTTTGATGGAAAAGCAGATAATTTCGGAAACAAAGCCTTTTCTTTTTTTACCCCACTTCTGGGGACGTTTTTCTATTTCCTGTTTGCCTATACATTAAGACATCCTGAAACAGCCAATTTTCCTGTAGAAATCACAGACCAGAATAAAGATGTCCAGTTCCTGATTATGGAAGCATTTTTGAGATGGCTGTTTGCACTGCTCATGCTTATTTTCATGAATGGGCAGGATTATACGTTCAGATATGCTTTTGATGAAAATGTGAAACCGAAAGTTCCATTACCGACGGCTATTTTATCAGTGATAGGAAGCTTAATCATTGTTTTAATTTTTGTAGCGATATTCAAATGA
- a CDS encoding cupin domain-containing protein: MIYSKNNSEHYIWGNNCDSWVLNDSGNLSVKQEKMPVGAAEKLHFHEKAEQVFYILKGVAILYINDEKFQVKSGESISIQPGLKHFISNESEDDIEFLVISSPSTHNDRIEIEK; encoded by the coding sequence ATGATATATTCTAAAAATAATTCAGAACATTATATCTGGGGGAACAATTGTGACAGCTGGGTATTAAACGATTCCGGCAATCTTTCTGTAAAACAGGAAAAAATGCCTGTGGGCGCTGCTGAAAAACTGCATTTTCATGAAAAAGCAGAGCAGGTTTTTTACATTTTAAAAGGGGTAGCCATACTATATATTAACGACGAAAAATTTCAGGTAAAGTCCGGGGAAAGTATTTCCATTCAGCCCGGATTAAAACATTTTATTTCCAATGAATCTGAAGATGACATAGAGTTTCTTGTTATTTCCAGCCCATCTACCCATAATGACCGTATTGAAATTGAAAAATAA
- a CDS encoding 3-deoxy-D-manno-octulosonic acid transferase, with translation MSFLYNIFVNLLIFGMKIFSLFNDKTKKGVEGRKQSLSKVKTAFLPSDKVIWMHAASLGEYEQGLPVLEKLKENFPDHKILITFFSPSGYDNVVKRKHIADVVCYLPFDKKSTVKEFISQFDTELFFTVKYDYWYHLLAELKEHGAKIYVISALFYESQAFFTSYGKWFVKQLKKDVDWFFHQTTFSFALAKSIGLVNSSVAGDTRFDRVKQLRARDNHVEFIADFIGKHQSVVFGSSWHAEEKIAATVSRMNADLKMIIAPHDLKRVEHLKNLFPEALLYSEIRNSVLPVPKYQILIIDSIGLLSKLYSYADVAVVGGGFHDAGLHNILEAATFGTPVIFGDHYKKNPEADDLIAAGGGKSFSEEYAAADFVLFLLNNEEELQEMSGNARKFIKEKPDATNLILQKILS, from the coding sequence ATGTCCTTCCTATACAACATATTTGTCAACCTTCTTATCTTCGGAATGAAGATTTTTTCTTTGTTCAATGATAAAACTAAAAAAGGAGTTGAAGGGAGAAAGCAGTCATTAAGCAAAGTGAAAACTGCATTTTTACCTTCAGACAAAGTAATCTGGATGCACGCAGCCAGCCTTGGCGAATATGAGCAGGGACTTCCTGTTTTGGAAAAGCTTAAAGAGAATTTTCCCGATCATAAGATTCTTATCACTTTCTTTTCACCTTCAGGCTATGACAATGTTGTAAAAAGGAAACATATTGCAGATGTAGTCTGCTATCTTCCTTTTGATAAAAAAAGCACGGTAAAAGAATTCATTTCCCAATTTGATACGGAATTGTTTTTTACGGTTAAATACGATTACTGGTATCACCTTCTGGCAGAGCTTAAAGAGCATGGAGCCAAAATCTATGTGATTTCTGCATTGTTTTATGAAAGTCAGGCCTTCTTTACATCGTATGGAAAATGGTTTGTAAAGCAGCTCAAAAAAGATGTAGACTGGTTTTTCCACCAGACTACCTTTTCTTTTGCATTAGCCAAAAGTATCGGACTGGTTAATTCTTCGGTAGCAGGAGATACAAGATTCGACAGGGTAAAGCAGCTCCGGGCGAGAGATAATCATGTTGAATTCATTGCAGATTTTATAGGAAAACATCAATCTGTTGTATTCGGGAGCTCATGGCATGCAGAAGAAAAAATTGCGGCCACAGTTTCCAGAATGAATGCTGATCTGAAAATGATTATTGCCCCACATGATCTGAAAAGAGTAGAACATTTAAAGAACCTTTTCCCCGAAGCATTATTATACAGCGAAATACGAAATTCGGTGCTTCCGGTTCCCAAATATCAGATTTTAATCATCGACAGCATCGGTTTGCTGTCAAAATTATATTCTTATGCAGATGTGGCGGTAGTAGGCGGAGGGTTTCATGATGCAGGGCTTCATAATATTCTGGAAGCTGCTACGTTTGGAACTCCTGTGATTTTTGGAGATCATTATAAAAAGAATCCTGAGGCAGACGATCTTATTGCAGCCGGTGGAGGAAAATCTTTTTCAGAAGAATATGCGGCGGCGGATTTTGTATTGTTCCTTCTTAATAATGAAGAAGAATTACAGGAAATGTCCGGAAATGCAAGAAAGTTCATAAAAGAAAAGCCTGATGCCACAAACCTTATTCTACAGAAGATTTTATCTTAA
- a CDS encoding deoxyuridine 5'-triphosphate nucleotidohydrolase has protein sequence MEYSKEFKAALSAFSSIEKDRLIFRLLKKDKLLSKKLYFELIDQETTDDKRNAMEENVAEKILLASKYIGNAKYFMSTVRTISADITEHVKITTDKFGEVSLNLLLINRILDYNEDLSRQRFDNVYKLYIYIINKVFKALVLTRKLDEDYWMEIDELLRETRDKISENHYLQKLCINNDLDINWLESDHIPENIEQIIKDIKSQGFLR, from the coding sequence GTGGAGTACTCAAAAGAATTTAAAGCTGCATTAAGTGCTTTTTCCAGCATAGAAAAAGACCGTCTTATTTTCAGACTTCTGAAAAAGGATAAACTTTTGTCTAAAAAACTGTATTTTGAGCTGATTGACCAGGAAACAACCGATGATAAGAGAAATGCAATGGAAGAAAACGTTGCAGAAAAAATTCTCCTGGCCTCAAAGTACATCGGGAATGCTAAATATTTTATGAGTACCGTCCGGACTATCAGTGCAGATATTACAGAACATGTCAAAATAACAACGGATAAGTTTGGGGAAGTTTCTCTGAATCTTTTGCTGATCAACAGAATTTTAGATTATAACGAAGATCTGAGCAGACAGAGGTTTGATAATGTTTATAAATTATACATCTATATCATTAATAAAGTTTTCAAAGCACTGGTATTAACCAGAAAGCTGGATGAAGATTACTGGATGGAGATTGATGAGCTTCTGAGAGAAACCCGGGATAAAATTTCTGAAAATCATTATCTGCAGAAACTATGCATCAATAACGACCTGGATATCAACTGGCTTGAATCTGATCATATCCCGGAAAACATTGAACAAATTATAAAAGACATTAAAAGTCAGGGATTTTTAAGATAA
- a CDS encoding glycosyltransferase, giving the protein MKDLVSIITPCYNSAEFIEETIQSVLNQTYENWEWLITDDLSKDNTVEIIRKYNDPRIKLQVLEKNGGAGNARNNSLERATGRYIAFLDSDDFWYPEYLETMTDYMQENNAELVYCNYSRCNEQLQPVLKDFLADKVVTFSNLLKTCRLAPVSTMYDTKRVGKFLFPIKSKREDHVMWLNLLKEIPEGMPINKTLAKYRMRENSVSRKKKNIIKDQYLVYKDFMGFSTLKSFYYTANWAINGFLKYSKIFN; this is encoded by the coding sequence ATGAAAGACCTGGTTTCCATCATCACTCCCTGTTATAATTCCGCAGAATTCATCGAAGAGACGATACAGTCCGTTTTAAACCAAACCTATGAAAACTGGGAATGGCTGATCACCGATGATCTTTCCAAAGACAATACGGTTGAAATTATCCGGAAATATAATGATCCAAGGATAAAATTACAGGTCCTTGAGAAAAATGGCGGCGCCGGAAATGCAAGAAATAACAGTCTTGAAAGAGCTACAGGAAGATATATTGCTTTTCTGGATTCCGATGATTTCTGGTATCCGGAATATCTGGAAACCATGACGGATTATATGCAGGAAAATAACGCAGAACTGGTCTACTGCAATTATTCGAGATGTAATGAGCAGCTGCAGCCCGTTTTAAAGGATTTCCTGGCTGACAAGGTCGTTACTTTTTCCAATCTACTGAAAACGTGCAGACTTGCTCCGGTTTCTACCATGTATGATACCAAAAGAGTCGGAAAATTTTTGTTCCCGATAAAAAGCAAGCGTGAAGATCACGTCATGTGGCTGAATTTATTAAAAGAGATTCCTGAAGGGATGCCTATTAACAAGACATTAGCAAAATACAGGATGCGTGAAAACAGTGTTTCACGAAAGAAAAAAAATATTATCAAGGATCAGTATCTGGTATATAAGGACTTTATGGGCTTTTCTACTCTCAAATCCTTTTATTATACTGCCAACTGGGCTATTAACGGATTTCTGAAATATTCTAAGATTTTCAATTAG
- a CDS encoding acyltransferase family protein, translated as MQSITKNNFDFIRVLLAFIVFVGHLGALSDSKQLEFLTHSPVEVAVFSFFIVSGFLIARSYERSSSLKSYAKKRFNRIVPAYLLVVFLCTILLSLVSTLSFSDYFGNIQVYKYFFWNSIFMNFMAPSLPGVFGNEAVNGALWTLKIEMSFYFAVPLIFLLFGKNNRYRNVSLIVLYFLSLIFLNYFEITGRAAISRQLPGSLCYFIGGMLIYFHFDKFIQHKNILFIIAIITVWIDLILHIKLFSPIMISIIVLYIAYSLKFLNNFGKYGDFTYGIYIFHFPTIRVFATLGLFSSYNPFFMGFVCMLVVIGIGIASWHLYEKKFL; from the coding sequence ATGCAGAGTATAACGAAAAATAATTTTGACTTCATCCGTGTTCTCCTCGCTTTCATTGTCTTCGTAGGACATTTGGGAGCTTTAAGCGACTCCAAACAGCTTGAATTTTTAACACACAGTCCAGTAGAAGTTGCCGTTTTTTCGTTTTTCATTGTCAGCGGATTTCTTATTGCTAGGAGCTACGAGAGATCTTCCAGCCTTAAAAGCTACGCCAAGAAAAGATTCAACAGGATTGTTCCTGCCTATTTACTGGTTGTATTTCTCTGCACCATCCTTCTGAGCCTGGTAAGTACCCTGTCTTTTTCTGATTATTTTGGTAATATACAAGTTTATAAATATTTCTTCTGGAATTCTATTTTCATGAATTTCATGGCTCCATCCCTTCCGGGAGTATTTGGTAACGAAGCTGTAAACGGAGCTCTTTGGACACTTAAGATTGAAATGTCTTTTTATTTTGCTGTCCCACTGATATTCTTACTATTTGGGAAAAACAACAGATACAGGAATGTGAGTTTAATTGTACTGTATTTCCTTTCCCTGATATTCCTCAATTATTTTGAAATAACGGGCAGAGCAGCCATATCCAGACAATTACCCGGATCACTTTGCTATTTCATAGGAGGAATGCTGATTTATTTTCATTTTGATAAATTCATTCAACATAAAAATATACTGTTCATTATCGCGATTATTACGGTCTGGATAGATCTGATCCTTCATATCAAGCTGTTCTCCCCTATTATGATCAGTATAATCGTACTCTATATCGCCTATTCACTGAAATTCCTGAACAACTTCGGAAAGTATGGAGATTTCACCTACGGTATTTACATATTCCACTTCCCAACTATCAGGGTATTTGCTACGCTTGGGCTGTTTTCCAGCTATAATCCTTTTTTCATGGGTTTTGTATGCATGCTGGTAGTGATTGGGATAGGAATTGCATCGTGGCACCTTTATGAGAAAAAATTTTTATAA
- a CDS encoding lipocalin family protein, whose product MKKLALLFAGLSLFVATGCNDDDKEMEYPLVGVWQPLKEVVTTVETGEEPVSDLITYTDCQKEGRWRFNSEATGKVTKNGEIGTTPQCTILSDQNFTYTYDRSAKTIVIKFQGIVEPSNGKIITLNDTTLNLSLREETQDPTVYKTRTYTMRRIPQ is encoded by the coding sequence ATGAAGAAATTAGCATTACTATTTGCAGGTTTATCATTATTTGTAGCTACAGGGTGTAATGATGATGATAAGGAAATGGAGTATCCTCTTGTAGGGGTTTGGCAGCCGCTGAAAGAGGTGGTTACTACCGTAGAAACCGGTGAAGAGCCTGTTTCAGATCTTATTACCTATACCGATTGCCAGAAAGAAGGCAGATGGAGATTCAATTCTGAAGCGACAGGAAAAGTAACCAAGAATGGAGAGATCGGTACAACACCGCAATGTACCATCTTATCTGATCAGAATTTTACTTATACGTATGATAGAAGTGCGAAAACAATAGTGATCAAATTCCAGGGAATTGTAGAACCGTCCAACGGGAAAATAATTACCCTCAACGATACAACCCTGAACTTATCCCTAAGAGAAGAGACCCAGGACCCGACTGTATATAAAACAAGGACGTATACAATGAGAAGAATTCCTCAGTAA
- the leuS gene encoding leucine--tRNA ligase codes for MFYDHQQIEKKWQKYWEDNQTYKTSNNTDKPKFYVLDMFPYPSGAGLHVGHPLGYIASDIYARYKRHQGFNVLHPVGYDSFGLPAEQYAIQTGQHPAITTEENINRYEEQLKKIGFSFDWSREVRTSDASYYKWTQWIFIELYHSWYNKNTDKAEPIQTLIQHFEEKGTEGINANQNDELTFTAEEWKNASDLDKEDILLNYRLAYRAETTVNWCPALGTVLANDEVKDGKSERGGFPVFQKKMMQWSMRISAYSERLLQGLNTLDWPQPLKDAQEYWIGKSQGAQVKFQVEGHDEIIEVFTTRPDTIFGATFMVLAPENPLVDAITTAAQKIEVDTYIEETSKKTERDRMSDVKNVSGAFTGAYAINPFSGEKMPVYISDYVLMGYGTGAVMAVPAHDERDHRFAKKFNLTIKKVVETDEDVQEKSFDSKDSVCVNSDFLNGLHYNDAKSKIISEIENKGIGQGTTNYRQRDAIFSRQRYWGEPVPVYYKDGMPYTLPVSALPLELPEVEKYLPTEDGDPPLGNAKVFAWDEANQNVVSTDLIDDKTVFPLELSTMPGWAGSSWYFLRYMDPNDQEVFVKKELADYWGQVDLYIGGSEHATGHLLYSRFWNMFLKDRGYITHDEPFQKLINQGMILGMSAFVYRIDGTNQYVSKNLAGDYQTQKIHVDVSLLKGASDELDTEVFKTWRPDYANAEFILEDGKYITDREVEKMSKSKYNVVNPDDICEEYGADGLRLYEMFLGPLEQSKPWNTQGLSGVYGFLKKFWNLYFNGETFEVSDEEPTKAEYKVLHTLIKKVVYDIENFSFNTSVSSFMIAVNELQKIKCNKRNILEPLAVIISPYAPHICEELWSLLGNKESVEFEKFPVLNEEYLVEDEIEYPVSVNGKMKFKISLSAQLSAKEVEDLVISDARMQPILEGKTPKKIIVVHHRIVNIVI; via the coding sequence GTGTTTTACGATCATCAGCAGATAGAAAAAAAGTGGCAGAAGTACTGGGAGGACAATCAAACCTATAAAACCTCCAACAACACAGATAAACCTAAATTTTATGTTCTCGATATGTTTCCGTATCCATCCGGGGCTGGGCTCCACGTGGGGCACCCGCTGGGATATATTGCATCAGATATTTATGCGAGATATAAAAGACATCAGGGTTTTAATGTTCTTCATCCTGTAGGGTATGACAGTTTCGGACTTCCTGCTGAACAGTATGCGATCCAGACAGGTCAGCATCCGGCTATCACGACTGAGGAAAATATCAACAGATATGAAGAGCAGCTGAAAAAGATCGGTTTTTCATTCGACTGGAGCAGAGAAGTGAGAACCTCAGACGCATCTTATTATAAATGGACACAGTGGATCTTTATCGAGCTGTATCATTCATGGTATAATAAAAATACCGATAAAGCAGAACCTATCCAGACTTTAATTCAGCATTTTGAAGAAAAAGGAACGGAAGGAATAAATGCCAACCAAAACGACGAATTAACTTTCACGGCAGAAGAATGGAAGAATGCTTCAGACCTTGATAAAGAAGATATCTTATTAAATTACCGTTTAGCCTACAGAGCAGAGACCACTGTAAACTGGTGTCCGGCTTTGGGAACCGTATTGGCCAATGATGAGGTGAAAGACGGAAAATCCGAAAGAGGCGGATTCCCTGTATTCCAGAAGAAAATGATGCAGTGGAGCATGAGAATTTCTGCGTACTCCGAAAGATTATTGCAGGGATTAAATACCCTTGACTGGCCACAGCCGCTTAAAGATGCCCAGGAATACTGGATCGGGAAATCACAGGGAGCACAGGTAAAGTTTCAGGTAGAAGGTCATGATGAGATCATTGAAGTCTTCACAACAAGACCTGATACTATTTTCGGAGCAACATTTATGGTGCTGGCTCCTGAAAATCCTTTAGTGGATGCTATTACTACAGCAGCTCAGAAAATTGAAGTAGATACTTATATAGAAGAAACTTCCAAAAAAACGGAAAGAGACAGAATGTCTGATGTGAAGAACGTGAGCGGTGCCTTTACGGGAGCTTATGCCATCAATCCTTTCAGTGGCGAGAAAATGCCGGTCTATATTTCAGATTACGTATTGATGGGCTATGGGACAGGTGCTGTAATGGCCGTTCCTGCACATGATGAGCGCGATCACAGATTTGCAAAGAAATTCAACCTTACTATTAAAAAAGTAGTTGAGACAGATGAAGATGTTCAGGAGAAATCTTTTGACTCTAAAGATTCTGTTTGTGTCAATTCAGATTTCTTAAACGGATTACATTATAATGATGCCAAATCAAAAATAATTTCTGAAATCGAAAATAAAGGAATTGGCCAGGGAACTACCAACTATAGACAGCGTGACGCCATTTTCTCAAGACAGCGTTACTGGGGTGAGCCGGTTCCTGTATATTATAAGGATGGAATGCCTTACACGCTTCCGGTTTCTGCTTTGCCGCTGGAACTTCCTGAAGTTGAAAAATATTTGCCAACTGAAGACGGCGATCCGCCATTAGGAAATGCAAAAGTATTTGCCTGGGATGAAGCCAATCAAAATGTGGTTTCTACAGATCTTATTGATGATAAAACCGTATTCCCGTTGGAATTATCCACAATGCCGGGTTGGGCAGGAAGCTCATGGTATTTTCTTAGATATATGGATCCGAATGATCAGGAGGTTTTTGTTAAAAAAGAATTGGCAGATTATTGGGGACAGGTAGATTTATACATCGGAGGAAGCGAGCACGCAACCGGACACTTACTGTATTCCCGTTTCTGGAACATGTTCTTAAAAGACAGAGGCTATATTACTCATGATGAACCTTTCCAGAAACTGATCAATCAGGGGATGATTTTGGGGATGAGTGCATTTGTGTACAGGATTGACGGAACCAATCAATATGTTTCAAAAAATCTGGCAGGAGACTATCAAACGCAGAAAATCCATGTAGATGTATCCTTGTTAAAAGGAGCCTCTGATGAGTTGGATACTGAAGTTTTCAAAACCTGGAGACCTGATTATGCCAATGCAGAATTCATTTTAGAAGATGGAAAATACATCACAGACCGTGAAGTGGAAAAAATGTCCAAGTCTAAATATAATGTTGTTAATCCTGATGATATCTGTGAAGAATACGGAGCAGACGGTTTAAGATTGTATGAAATGTTCCTGGGTCCTTTGGAGCAGTCCAAGCCGTGGAATACACAAGGATTAAGCGGAGTATATGGATTCCTTAAGAAATTCTGGAACCTGTATTTCAATGGCGAAACTTTTGAAGTTTCCGATGAGGAGCCTACAAAAGCAGAATACAAAGTTTTGCATACCTTAATAAAGAAGGTGGTTTATGATATTGAGAACTTCTCATTCAATACTTCCGTATCTTCATTTATGATTGCTGTGAACGAGCTGCAAAAAATAAAATGCAACAAACGCAATATTTTAGAGCCTTTAGCCGTTATCATCTCTCCTTATGCACCACACATCTGTGAAGAGCTTTGGAGCTTATTAGGAAATAAAGAATCTGTGGAATTTGAGAAATTCCCTGTATTGAATGAAGAATACCTTGTAGAAGATGAAATTGAATATCCTGTAAGTGTAAACGGTAAAATGAAGTTCAAAATTTCACTTTCTGCGCAGTTATCGGCCAAGGAAGTAGAAGATTTGGTGATTTCGGATGCCAGGATGCAGCCCATTTTAGAAGGTAAAACACCTAAAAAAATCATCGTGGTGCATCACCGTATTGTGAATATCGTAATTTAA
- a CDS encoding MotA/TolQ/ExbB proton channel family protein, translating into MEMNVSKNDEQVVARKAGGLNPAVIIPILFVIGVCIYLFVLGNPGNFKDAEKLGSGSVAFSSVEGKDIHPESFLGIIYKGGVIVPILITFMITVIVFSFERYFVLGKAAGKGNLDNFVVQVRSLLNQNKIDEALEECDRQQGSVGNVVKEGLTTYKALSHDTTLNKEQKMVALNKAIEEATTLEMPMLEKNMMILSTLGTVATLIALLGTVIGMIKAFFALGSGGGTPDAAALSTGISEALINTALGIGTSAIAIILYNFFTSKIDGLTYKIDEIAMSIQQSFAEFN; encoded by the coding sequence ATGGAAATGAATGTTTCAAAAAATGATGAGCAAGTAGTTGCTAGAAAAGCAGGAGGTTTAAACCCGGCTGTTATTATTCCTATTTTATTCGTTATAGGAGTTTGTATTTATTTATTTGTTCTTGGGAACCCAGGAAACTTTAAAGACGCAGAAAAGCTAGGTAGCGGATCTGTAGCTTTCTCAAGTGTTGAAGGAAAAGACATTCACCCAGAATCGTTTTTAGGTATTATCTACAAAGGAGGGGTTATCGTACCAATCTTGATTACTTTCATGATTACTGTAATCGTTTTCTCTTTTGAAAGATATTTCGTTCTTGGTAAAGCTGCTGGAAAAGGAAACCTAGACAACTTTGTAGTACAGGTAAGAAGCTTATTGAATCAAAACAAAATTGATGAAGCTTTAGAAGAGTGTGACAGACAACAAGGATCTGTAGGTAACGTAGTGAAAGAAGGTCTTACTACTTACAAAGCTCTTTCTCACGATACTACTTTAAATAAAGAGCAGAAAATGGTAGCTCTTAACAAAGCAATCGAAGAAGCTACAACTCTTGAAATGCCAATGCTAGAAAAGAACATGATGATTCTTTCTACTTTAGGTACTGTAGCAACGCTAATCGCACTTTTAGGAACTGTAATCGGGATGATCAAAGCATTCTTCGCACTAGGTTCAGGTGGTGGTACTCCAGATGCTGCTGCACTTTCTACAGGTATCTCCGAAGCCTTGATCAACACGGCATTAGGTATTGGTACTTCAGCTATCGCGATTATCCTTTATAACTTCTTTACATCTAAAATTGACGGATTAACTTATAAGATCGACGAGATCGCTATGAGCATCCAGCAGTCTTTCGCTGAATTCAACTAA
- a CDS encoding ExbD/TolR family protein — protein MARVKPKRHGVVTDMTAMCDVAFLLLTFFILTTQFKKPDVEQIKPPSSISEKLLPDASLMTINATPEGKFYFQPVDNASERLQLLDKMGQKYNMTFTNQQKASFQKVQAIGVPMSQLKGYLDMSDEEQKSFKSPTGIPMDSTNKQLVDWVQQSLSVNPDYKLAIKGDVTTQYPKVKSLFEGLRDIDFLKFWLITSQEGKP, from the coding sequence ATGGCGAGAGTCAAACCAAAAAGACATGGTGTAGTGACGGATATGACGGCAATGTGCGACGTTGCCTTCCTACTACTTACATTCTTTATCTTGACCACTCAGTTTAAAAAACCTGACGTGGAGCAGATTAAACCGCCATCTTCAATATCAGAGAAGTTACTTCCTGATGCAAGTTTGATGACTATCAACGCTACTCCGGAAGGAAAATTCTATTTCCAGCCGGTAGACAACGCATCAGAGAGATTACAGCTTTTAGACAAAATGGGACAAAAGTATAACATGACTTTTACTAACCAGCAAAAAGCGTCATTTCAGAAAGTACAAGCGATTGGGGTTCCTATGAGCCAACTGAAAGGCTATCTCGATATGTCAGATGAGGAACAGAAAAGTTTCAAGAGTCCTACAGGGATTCCTATGGATAGTACAAATAAGCAGTTAGTAGACTGGGTACAGCAGAGTTTGAGCGTAAATCCTGATTACAAATTAGCAATCAAAGGAGACGTTACTACTCAGTATCCAAAAGTTAAAAGCCTATTTGAAGGTTTAAGAGATATTGATTTTCTTAAATTCTGGTTGATTACATCACAAGAAGGTAAACCATAA